One segment of Marvinbryantia formatexigens DSM 14469 DNA contains the following:
- a CDS encoding DUF1858 domain-containing protein, with protein sequence MANVTKEMLIGEILQLDPNMAAVLMGSGMHCVGCPSSQMESLEEAAMVHGIPTDLLVARLNAYLESVGK encoded by the coding sequence ATGGCAAACGTTACGAAAGAAATGCTGATTGGAGAGATTCTTCAGTTAGATCCGAATATGGCGGCAGTATTGATGGGGAGCGGTATGCACTGCGTAGGATGCCCGTCCTCACAGATGGAGTCCCTTGAGGAAGCCGCGATGGTTCATGGCATTCCGACAGATCTGCTGGTAGCAAGACTGAATGCTTACCTTGAGAGCGTTGGTAAATAG
- a CDS encoding carbohydrate ABC transporter permease, whose protein sequence is MGRTLKKICLYGILCVLACIFLFPFFWLVSCSLRTPDQLMTSPPQLLPAEPTLQAFVSVLTTTDIPRYFLNTIIVAGTATLLCIVIAVPAGYSFARHHYRGKNFLMLLILLCNMVPQASTLVPLYRTLNSTGLVDNKLALSFTHLLCMLPFSVIMIRGFISTLPRTLEEAAMIDGCSKIGILFRIVLPISAPGIFATAMYAFMISWEEFMYSMTFTTSKYSRTISVGLQMFSSEFKTDWASILASSVMMAVPILLLFLTIQDVFITSAVGGALKE, encoded by the coding sequence ATGGGACGAACATTAAAAAAAATATGTTTATATGGAATCCTGTGCGTGCTTGCATGTATTTTTTTATTTCCTTTTTTCTGGCTGGTTTCCTGCTCTTTGCGCACACCGGATCAGTTAATGACTTCGCCGCCGCAGCTTTTGCCCGCGGAGCCGACGCTGCAGGCCTTCGTGTCGGTACTTACCACAACGGATATTCCGAGATATTTTCTGAATACCATTATTGTCGCGGGAACGGCAACGCTTCTGTGCATTGTGATTGCGGTTCCGGCAGGGTATTCCTTCGCAAGACATCATTACCGGGGAAAAAATTTTCTGATGCTGCTGATTTTGCTGTGTAATATGGTGCCGCAGGCGTCAACGCTGGTGCCGTTATACCGCACGTTAAACAGCACAGGGCTCGTAGATAACAAACTGGCGCTTTCTTTTACACATCTTTTATGTATGCTGCCGTTTTCTGTTATTATGATCCGCGGATTCATAAGTACTCTTCCGAGAACGCTGGAGGAGGCGGCGATGATTGACGGCTGCAGTAAAATTGGAATTTTGTTCCGTATTGTTCTGCCGATCTCGGCACCGGGGATTTTTGCAACGGCGATGTATGCGTTTATGATTTCCTGGGAAGAGTTTATGTACTCGATGACGTTTACGACCAGTAAATATTCGCGGACAATATCTGTGGGTCTGCAGATGTTTTCTTCGGAGTTTAAAACGGACTGGGCGTCGATACTTGCATCATCTGTCATGATGGCGGTTCCGATTTTACTGCTGTTTCTGACAATTCAGGATGTGTTTATTACAAGTGCCGTAGGTGGTGCATTAAAAGAATAA
- a CDS encoding DAPG hydrolase family protein, which produces MGLIYNDGMPYYEVPELTEEEKAMPASRFYTDYKLYPPNPLQQQILDAGPMAVEDAIPIEHWLDHLQIKGYPKVCYGYTMMPEGYGFYIEYSVSPVTWQGKWRRWYGKWYNQHSKSMVQGQGNLRYKIWNPLDHWDHRFVNGENDKDGVWSLETLDLGATGDPSKGIPAISHNIDLRDYGLSEERYQKLLDANCRADACWEEFEGHPGHHLVLRFSRPCPLGGRESINCEWMGFYAKDGKIIRDEDTPVDNTYLKNVLTHNTIERQHLYEVLPDLYEAYSALPVDKD; this is translated from the coding sequence ATGGGACTGATATATAATGACGGTATGCCATATTATGAGGTGCCGGAGCTGACAGAAGAGGAGAAGGCGATGCCGGCTTCCCGGTTTTACACGGATTATAAGCTTTATCCGCCGAATCCTCTGCAGCAGCAGATTCTGGATGCCGGTCCGATGGCGGTGGAGGACGCCATTCCGATTGAACACTGGCTGGATCATCTTCAGATAAAAGGCTATCCGAAGGTATGCTACGGCTACACGATGATGCCGGAGGGATATGGCTTTTATATCGAGTATTCCGTATCGCCGGTTACCTGGCAGGGAAAATGGAGACGCTGGTACGGAAAATGGTATAATCAGCATTCAAAGAGCATGGTACAGGGGCAGGGAAACCTGCGCTATAAAATCTGGAATCCGCTGGACCACTGGGACCACAGATTTGTAAACGGAGAAAACGATAAGGACGGCGTCTGGTCACTGGAAACGCTGGACCTTGGCGCGACAGGAGATCCGTCTAAGGGAATCCCGGCAATTTCACATAATATTGATCTGCGCGATTACGGGCTTTCCGAAGAACGCTACCAGAAGCTGCTGGATGCCAACTGCCGGGCGGATGCCTGCTGGGAAGAATTTGAAGGTCATCCGGGGCATCATCTGGTGCTGCGCTTCAGCCGTCCGTGTCCGCTTGGCGGAAGAGAGAGCATCAACTGTGAGTGGATGGGCTTTTACGCGAAGGACGGAAAGATTATCCGCGATGAGGATACGCCGGTGGATAATACCTATCTGAAGAATGTTCTGACGCACAATACGATCGAGCGCCAGCATCTGTATGAGGTCCTGCCGGATTTATATGAGGCTTACAGCGCTCTGCCGGTGGATAAGGACTGA
- a CDS encoding Gfo/Idh/MocA family protein: MIRFGIIGAGGIAVKFCEAAGRVEEAEVRAVASKSLERAKTFAAANKVPEYYGSYREMLEQADIDAVYVATTCNFHYENCLLCIEYGKAVLCEKSMVLKKKEAEELFKRAKEKKVFVMEAMWSVFLPTIKKAREWIRTGRIGTVYLANYTGGIHAQPEHRIFNPELGGGALYDLTVYPIEIVNSLIPQKLVDVRADIVMGETGVDVTNSILLQYETCRASLQTTAYSRVPSPSGLYGSDGYIQMTQTHRCERCELYDGEFRLAESFTYPIDNGFEFEIQEVVDCIKSGKLESNLMPHAATLQCLDIFEKCCGK, from the coding sequence ATGATACGATTTGGGATTATCGGTGCGGGCGGAATCGCTGTGAAGTTCTGCGAAGCGGCCGGACGGGTGGAAGAAGCGGAAGTGCGGGCGGTTGCAAGCAAGTCCCTGGAGCGTGCAAAGACCTTTGCCGCTGCAAATAAGGTGCCGGAGTATTACGGAAGCTATCGGGAAATGCTGGAGCAGGCAGATATTGATGCGGTATATGTTGCTACAACCTGCAATTTTCATTATGAGAACTGTCTGCTGTGTATTGAATATGGGAAAGCGGTGCTTTGTGAAAAAAGCATGGTATTAAAGAAAAAAGAGGCAGAGGAGCTTTTTAAAAGGGCAAAAGAAAAAAAGGTGTTTGTGATGGAAGCGATGTGGTCCGTATTTCTTCCAACGATAAAAAAGGCGCGGGAGTGGATACGCACGGGGCGCATAGGGACCGTTTATCTGGCAAATTATACCGGGGGAATTCATGCGCAGCCGGAGCACAGGATTTTTAATCCGGAATTAGGCGGCGGAGCGCTGTATGATCTGACGGTGTATCCGATTGAAATTGTGAATAGTCTGATTCCGCAAAAGCTGGTAGATGTGCGGGCGGATATTGTAATGGGAGAAACGGGGGTCGATGTGACCAATAGCATCCTATTACAGTATGAGACCTGCAGGGCTTCGCTGCAGACAACGGCTTATTCCAGAGTACCGTCTCCGTCCGGATTGTACGGTTCTGACGGATATATCCAGATGACACAGACGCACAGGTGTGAGCGGTGCGAGCTGTATGACGGGGAGTTCCGCCTGGCAGAATCCTTCACATATCCAATTGACAATGGATTTGAATTCGAAATACAGGAAGTGGTGGATTGCATTAAAAGCGGAAAACTGGAAAGCAATCTGATGCCGCACGCCGCGACACTGCAGTGTCTGGATATTTTTGAAAAATGCTGCGGAAAGTAA
- a CDS encoding carbohydrate ABC transporter permease: MKKVNRKVKLKSSREYPFIYLAPTFIVLIGLVGVPMFNNIVRSFTNNGVFPVLDQYQRLFKDKVFLNDLKNTFVWLLYTVPFEMLFGLLIAVLLNSNIRFRKFWRTLFIVPWVIPSIVVCIVWKWIYNADYGVLNYLLYQLGIIDKYQLWVSSPKQALICVAAVYVWKITPFVLIMYLSGLQSISADIYEAAKLDGANWFRQISSITIPLLFPVMRSIILVSVIWSLNSFVYVYSISGGGPARASEIAQIFIYKTGIEQFNFEYSAAAANIFFLIVMAIAAVYIVVTEKKESTLV, from the coding sequence ATGAAAAAAGTGAATCGAAAAGTAAAATTAAAAAGCAGCAGGGAATATCCTTTTATCTATCTTGCGCCGACCTTTATTGTCTTAATCGGGCTGGTTGGAGTTCCGATGTTCAATAATATTGTCAGAAGCTTTACGAATAATGGAGTATTTCCGGTGCTGGATCAGTATCAGAGATTATTCAAGGACAAGGTGTTTTTAAATGACCTGAAAAATACGTTTGTGTGGCTGCTGTATACCGTGCCGTTTGAAATGTTATTCGGGCTTCTGATAGCCGTATTATTAAATTCCAATATCCGGTTCCGGAAATTCTGGAGAACGTTGTTTATCGTTCCGTGGGTCATTCCATCTATTGTGGTGTGTATCGTCTGGAAATGGATTTACAATGCGGATTACGGTGTTTTGAATTATCTTTTATATCAGTTAGGAATCATTGATAAGTATCAGCTTTGGGTGTCAAGCCCAAAGCAGGCACTTATCTGTGTGGCGGCCGTTTATGTATGGAAAATTACGCCGTTTGTGTTGATTATGTATCTGAGCGGTCTGCAGTCGATCTCAGCCGATATATACGAAGCCGCAAAGCTGGATGGGGCAAACTGGTTCCGGCAGATATCATCTATCACAATTCCGCTGCTGTTTCCGGTTATGAGGTCTATTATTCTGGTATCGGTTATCTGGTCGCTGAATTCCTTTGTGTATGTTTACAGCATATCGGGAGGCGGACCGGCGAGAGCGTCAGAAATTGCGCAGATTTTTATTTACAAGACAGGTATAGAGCAGTTTAATTTCGAGTATTCGGCTGCTGCGGCAAACATATTTTTCCTGATCGTTATGGCTATTGCTGCAGTGTATATTGTCGTAACAGAGAAAAAAGAGAGTACACTGGTTTAG
- a CDS encoding alpha/beta hydrolase family protein codes for MEAIKTSFVNVAKRSPGVLYEPVQKNEKQRIAVLVMHSDEDYLLWPTGPELAKRGYTVLNANVMSKEGIIFSQIEKTRSVKAAVEYLRSLPQVEKIVLMGHSGGGTLMSAYQAVAENGPQVFRGPEKIFPYPDSEELPPADGLMLLDSNWGNAVMQLLSLDPAVEDENSGMLINEELNLFNPANGFDEKGSVYSDAFIRKFQKAQSLRNIYILEYALSRLMKIEAGGGNYTDDEPLIIPGSAQVFLNNKLYAQDTRLMAHTQKPYLLLHPDGSRTEEIIRSLRGPENPVSLTPSFWEGARFLSVKTYLNSYAVRTSDDYGFDEDHIWGVEWESTYNCPPGNVAHIKSPLLVMGMTAGWEFLASETIYNMAASEDKTIAFVEGATHKFTPAKHLEKFPGQFGDTMKTLHDFVDEWLSAGRF; via the coding sequence ATGGAAGCAATTAAGACATCGTTTGTGAATGTGGCAAAGCGTTCTCCGGGCGTGTTATATGAGCCGGTACAGAAAAATGAGAAACAGAGAATTGCGGTACTGGTTATGCATTCGGATGAAGATTATCTGCTCTGGCCGACAGGTCCCGAACTGGCAAAAAGAGGGTATACGGTTCTGAATGCGAATGTCATGAGCAAGGAAGGGATTATCTTCAGCCAGATAGAAAAAACCAGGAGTGTGAAGGCTGCGGTAGAGTATCTGCGTTCGCTTCCCCAGGTAGAGAAGATTGTACTGATGGGGCACAGCGGCGGCGGTACATTGATGTCGGCATATCAGGCGGTTGCGGAAAACGGACCGCAGGTTTTCCGGGGACCCGAAAAAATATTTCCGTACCCGGACAGTGAAGAGCTGCCGCCCGCGGACGGTCTGATGCTGCTGGATTCCAACTGGGGAAATGCGGTCATGCAGCTTCTCAGCCTTGACCCGGCGGTGGAGGACGAAAACAGCGGCATGCTGATCAATGAGGAACTGAATCTTTTCAATCCGGCGAACGGGTTTGATGAAAAGGGGTCTGTTTATTCGGATGCGTTTATCAGAAAATTTCAGAAGGCGCAGAGTCTGCGGAATATTTATATTCTGGAATATGCGCTGAGCCGTCTGATGAAGATTGAAGCGGGCGGAGGAAATTATACAGACGACGAACCGCTTATCATTCCGGGAAGTGCGCAGGTATTTTTAAATAATAAGCTGTACGCCCAGGATACCCGTCTGATGGCCCATACGCAGAAGCCGTATCTGCTGCTGCACCCGGATGGAAGCAGAACAGAGGAGATTATCCGCAGCCTCAGAGGACCGGAAAATCCGGTTTCGCTTACTCCTTCTTTCTGGGAAGGCGCAAGGTTTCTCTCCGTAAAGACTTATCTGAATTCCTACGCCGTGCGCACTTCGGATGATTACGGGTTCGATGAAGACCATATATGGGGCGTGGAGTGGGAATCCACTTACAACTGCCCGCCGGGCAATGTGGCGCACATAAAATCTCCGCTGCTGGTCATGGGCATGACCGCCGGCTGGGAGTTCCTGGCGTCGGAAACTATTTATAACATGGCAGCCAGCGAGGACAAAACCATTGCGTTTGTGGAGGGCGCGACCCATAAGTTTACCCCGGCAAAACATCTGGAAAAATTTCCGGGACAGTTCGGGGACACCATGAAAACACTGCATGATTTTGTGGATGAGTGGCTCAGCGCCGGAAGATTCTAA
- a CDS encoding ABC transporter substrate-binding protein produces MKRNTWKKSITLVMAAAVAAGSAAGVSASDEKRVVTIWYDGTEEDTVSRLEPEFEALHPDIDLQFEIVPYADLVTKEMVACQAKEGPDLMWQSYAWTNSFAKQGLLQSFSPYLEKSDAINLEDFDQTALELGTVDGEVYGLAWSTEAMCLVYNKGLFRDAGLDPEAPPQNWEEVLEYAQALTKDTDGDGNVDQYGYGLVGNLTGNTWFRFIPELWSAGGEVANEDMSESMLNSPEAIEAATYYSELLTKYHVAPESSVSNGAAEVRTLFNNNKIGMYVDGQSAVMNIKNDAPDLEVGVALWPGKDGPLNAGLGGYYVAMPKNAPNPDDAWTFLEYFLSEEVQEWFPHAFPANLEARKAECLSDETNQIFAEQLSHTKNFQPLDDTPAAQQIILDAVQSMLSGTATPEEAMETAKAALDAIL; encoded by the coding sequence ATGAAAAGAAATACATGGAAGAAGAGTATTACACTTGTGATGGCGGCAGCAGTGGCAGCGGGAAGCGCGGCAGGAGTATCTGCGTCTGATGAAAAAAGAGTGGTAACAATCTGGTATGACGGAACCGAGGAAGATACGGTGAGCAGACTGGAGCCGGAGTTTGAGGCGCTGCATCCGGACATTGACCTTCAGTTTGAAATTGTTCCCTATGCAGATCTTGTAACAAAAGAAATGGTTGCATGCCAGGCAAAGGAAGGACCCGATCTGATGTGGCAGAGCTATGCATGGACAAACAGCTTTGCAAAACAGGGGCTGCTGCAGTCTTTCAGCCCTTATCTGGAAAAATCGGATGCGATCAATCTGGAAGATTTTGACCAGACGGCGCTTGAGCTTGGAACGGTAGACGGAGAAGTATATGGTCTTGCGTGGAGCACAGAAGCAATGTGTCTTGTGTATAATAAAGGACTTTTCCGCGACGCCGGACTGGACCCGGAAGCACCGCCGCAGAACTGGGAAGAAGTGCTGGAATATGCGCAGGCATTAACAAAAGATACGGATGGAGATGGAAACGTTGACCAGTATGGCTATGGTTTGGTAGGAAATCTTACGGGAAATACCTGGTTTCGTTTTATACCGGAGCTTTGGAGTGCCGGCGGAGAAGTTGCAAATGAGGATATGTCAGAAAGCATGCTGAATAGTCCGGAAGCAATTGAGGCGGCGACGTATTATTCGGAACTGTTGACAAAATATCACGTTGCGCCGGAGAGCTCTGTAAGCAATGGGGCTGCAGAAGTGCGTACATTGTTCAATAACAATAAAATTGGAATGTATGTAGACGGACAGTCTGCAGTTATGAACATTAAAAATGATGCGCCGGATCTGGAGGTCGGAGTCGCACTGTGGCCAGGGAAAGACGGTCCTCTGAATGCCGGGCTTGGCGGATATTATGTTGCAATGCCGAAGAATGCACCGAACCCGGATGACGCATGGACGTTTCTTGAATATTTTCTTTCGGAGGAAGTACAGGAATGGTTCCCGCATGCGTTCCCGGCAAATCTGGAAGCAAGAAAAGCAGAATGTTTAAGCGATGAGACAAACCAGATTTTTGCGGAACAGTTAAGTCACACAAAGAATTTCCAGCCGCTTGATGATACACCTGCAGCGCAGCAGATTATTCTGGATGCAGTGCAGTCCATGCTGAGCGGAACCGCGACTCCGGAGGAGGCTATGGAAACGGCAAAAGCAGCATTGGATGCAATATTGTAA
- a CDS encoding mandelate racemase/muconate lactonizing enzyme family protein: protein MKIKDVFFYPVKIRSNAKGGVYWFLLKLVTDSGVEGWGEIIWNAYNPATLEKMVMDMAENYIIGADPFDMEKVFGKIFAIHSKLHTDLSSMGLISGFEIALWDIIGKETGQPVYNLMGGRVNDRIRTYTYLYEKEDRIFCEDFWQLPDACAKRAKEYADMGFTAVKLDPMAPYLDTYAVHMPSREAMLRAKRTIANIREAVGENVDIIIGTHGQFTAAGAIRVAKMLEEYDPLWFEEPTPPENQEILKKVSRATTIPIATGERLATRYEYVKLMTDKSCDIYQIDVAGVGGLREARYIAAMADAFHSQITTHFWAGPVNFAAQLQLDACCPNFLIQEAIETMGSFGGFDKVMKKPFVWEEGYIIPSGEPGLGIEIDQAKLEKYVVKDYDERNILI, encoded by the coding sequence ATGAAGATTAAAGATGTATTTTTTTATCCGGTAAAAATCAGGTCAAACGCAAAAGGAGGTGTGTACTGGTTCCTGCTGAAACTGGTTACAGATTCGGGTGTAGAGGGATGGGGAGAAATCATATGGAATGCATATAATCCTGCTACACTGGAAAAGATGGTCATGGATATGGCAGAAAATTACATTATCGGAGCGGATCCTTTCGATATGGAAAAAGTGTTTGGCAAGATTTTTGCTATCCACAGTAAGCTCCACACAGATTTGTCTTCTATGGGTCTTATCAGCGGATTTGAAATTGCCCTCTGGGATATTATCGGAAAAGAAACCGGGCAGCCGGTCTATAATCTGATGGGCGGCAGAGTAAATGACAGAATCCGCACGTATACATATCTTTATGAAAAAGAAGACAGGATTTTCTGCGAAGATTTCTGGCAGCTGCCGGATGCATGTGCAAAGCGGGCAAAGGAATATGCGGACATGGGTTTTACAGCAGTTAAGCTGGACCCGATGGCGCCCTATCTGGATACCTATGCCGTTCACATGCCGTCGCGGGAAGCGATGCTGCGGGCGAAAAGAACGATTGCAAATATCCGGGAAGCAGTGGGAGAAAATGTCGATATTATCATTGGAACACATGGACAGTTTACTGCAGCAGGGGCAATCCGCGTGGCAAAAATGCTGGAAGAATATGATCCTCTCTGGTTTGAGGAACCGACACCGCCCGAGAATCAGGAGATCTTGAAAAAAGTGTCCCGGGCAACGACTATCCCGATCGCTACCGGAGAAAGACTGGCGACCCGCTATGAATACGTAAAGCTGATGACAGATAAGAGCTGCGATATTTATCAGATTGATGTTGCGGGCGTCGGTGGGCTTCGTGAAGCAAGGTACATAGCGGCAATGGCGGACGCTTTTCACAGCCAGATAACGACGCATTTCTGGGCGGGACCGGTTAATTTTGCGGCACAGCTTCAGTTGGATGCATGCTGCCCGAATTTTCTGATTCAGGAAGCAATTGAGACAATGGGAAGCTTTGGAGGATTTGATAAGGTAATGAAGAAACCGTTTGTCTGGGAGGAAGGTTATATTATTCCATCAGGAGAACCGGGGCTTGGCATTGAAATTGATCAGGCGAAACTGGAAAAGTATGTGGTAAAGGATTATGATGAAAGGAATATTCTGATTTAA
- a CDS encoding Gfo/Idh/MocA family protein, which yields MEKVINWGVLGYAGIARKKVLPAMLRVDTAVPYAIASRSEEKLAQAKEAFGFQKLYGTYDALLNDPDVDAVYIPLPNALHKEWVLKAAAAGKHVLCEKPLALTKQDAQEMADACRENGVKLMEAFMYRFSSRSRKLKELVDAGIIGEIRHINSSHRFVLEDMNNVRVNEKLGGGSIRDVGCYPINMTGMLLNETPEKICALQTKMQGVDFSLSAVLQYSNGVMASVHSGFDSHSAQVTEIDGTVGSIIVRDSFIDQDGVDTPIQVVLNDGSDTEYLLEPCRQYEEEIKEFCAAVLENREPAFSVEESIRNAGVMDAILRCAK from the coding sequence ATGGAAAAAGTAATAAACTGGGGCGTGCTTGGCTATGCGGGGATTGCCCGGAAAAAGGTGCTGCCGGCAATGCTCCGGGTGGATACGGCGGTTCCTTATGCGATCGCAAGCAGAAGTGAAGAAAAACTGGCCCAGGCAAAGGAAGCATTTGGGTTTCAGAAATTGTATGGTACATATGACGCGCTTCTGAATGATCCGGATGTTGATGCGGTGTATATTCCGCTGCCGAATGCGCTTCATAAAGAGTGGGTTTTGAAAGCGGCTGCAGCGGGGAAACATGTGCTCTGCGAAAAGCCTCTGGCATTGACAAAGCAGGATGCACAGGAGATGGCAGATGCCTGCCGGGAGAATGGCGTGAAGCTGATGGAGGCGTTTATGTATCGGTTTTCCTCCCGCAGCAGGAAACTGAAAGAACTGGTGGATGCGGGAATAATTGGGGAAATCCGGCATATTAATTCTTCTCACCGGTTTGTTCTGGAGGATATGAATAATGTCAGAGTAAATGAGAAACTGGGCGGCGGTTCCATCAGAGATGTGGGATGCTATCCGATCAATATGACAGGAATGCTTTTAAATGAAACACCTGAGAAAATCTGTGCATTGCAGACAAAAATGCAGGGAGTAGATTTCAGCCTCAGTGCGGTTCTGCAATATTCCAATGGCGTTATGGCATCTGTCCATTCCGGGTTTGATTCACATTCTGCCCAGGTTACGGAGATAGATGGCACAGTGGGGAGTATCATTGTGAGAGATTCCTTTATTGATCAGGACGGAGTGGATACGCCGATACAGGTGGTGTTAAATGATGGCTCTGACACAGAGTATCTTCTGGAACCGTGCAGGCAGTACGAAGAAGAAATAAAGGAATTTTGCGCAGCGGTTCTGGAAAACCGGGAACCGGCGTTTTCTGTAGAAGAGAGCATCCGGAACGCCGGAGTTATGGACGCGATTCTGCGCTGTGCAAAGTGA
- a CDS encoding helix-turn-helix transcriptional regulator has product MEFDYQNAEFLGSRYSDVTRNVMGHRHKHYELNFMTRGKTKMRLNESVFEYESYDFILIPPMVTHLLYESKYATFDNYVIWFGMKDQHPFTDKIIKLHDYDGEVQFLCSQIYKTYMASGMEKAELINLYLKAVLYHMRDGVILNTRRQLDDTHDLTEQVLKYISENIFRQRLSVKAVADRFSISPEHLSRKFKKDTGENLIQYMNELRIAEAKRLLESQNLTIKEISAGLFYTDPFYFSKSFKKLTGCSPSEYRKKNIK; this is encoded by the coding sequence ATGGAGTTTGATTATCAGAATGCGGAATTTTTGGGATCGCGCTACAGTGACGTTACCAGAAATGTTATGGGGCACAGGCATAAGCATTATGAGCTGAATTTTATGACCCGTGGTAAAACAAAGATGAGATTGAACGAGAGTGTATTTGAGTATGAATCTTATGATTTCATTCTGATTCCGCCGATGGTTACTCATTTGTTATATGAATCAAAATATGCAACATTTGATAACTATGTAATCTGGTTTGGGATGAAGGACCAGCATCCTTTTACGGATAAAATTATAAAGCTGCATGATTATGACGGAGAAGTGCAGTTTCTGTGTTCGCAGATTTATAAGACATATATGGCTTCCGGAATGGAGAAGGCTGAATTGATTAATCTTTATCTGAAGGCTGTTCTATATCACATGAGAGACGGAGTGATATTGAATACGCGCAGACAACTGGATGATACGCATGATTTGACGGAACAGGTACTGAAATACATCAGCGAAAATATTTTCCGGCAGCGTCTGTCTGTAAAGGCAGTGGCTGACAGATTCAGTATTTCGCCGGAGCATCTGAGCCGGAAATTTAAAAAAGATACCGGGGAAAATCTGATTCAATATATGAATGAACTGCGGATTGCGGAGGCAAAAAGGCTTTTGGAGAGCCAGAATCTTACAATCAAGGAGATATCAGCGGGATTATTTTATACAGACCCTTTTTACTTTTCGAAGAGTTTTAAAAAGCTGACGGGGTGCTCTCCGTCGGAGTATCGTAAGAAAAATATAAAATGA
- a CDS encoding DNA cytosine methyltransferase, which translates to MLKTIDLFAGAGGITEGFRKAGYVCVCANDIDEEAKHTFTYNHPTVPFVLKDVREVTAAELLAAANCTAAEIDVITGGPPCQGFSLAGQRLSDDPRNTLFREYVRIAADIRPRVLFFENVHGIMNMQNGRVLKAIVTEFEKIGYQCKYNLVNAADYGVPQARPRFVLIGIRGFDKKITFPQPTHGKNEESGQMNLFKRELLPYVTVNDAFSNLPVVNQGEGAEKMKMRNHYDNDFQKKCVGERNPGVIYNHRATRHSKAIQERYAMIPQGCNNSILPPEIRTKKQNAYKLDLSLPGRTVTCNFRTDLIHPVMNRGLTVREAARLQSFDDDYCFFGNLTRKAKWLTQDDQVGNAVPPLLAYAFAKHIKENMIPQFEKEK; encoded by the coding sequence ATGTTAAAAACGATTGATTTATTTGCGGGCGCCGGCGGGATTACGGAGGGGTTCCGCAAAGCAGGCTATGTCTGTGTATGTGCGAATGATATTGACGAGGAAGCAAAACATACATTTACATATAATCATCCGACAGTACCGTTTGTTCTGAAAGACGTGCGGGAGGTGACTGCTGCTGAATTACTGGCAGCGGCAAACTGTACGGCGGCGGAAATTGATGTAATAACCGGAGGTCCGCCCTGTCAGGGATTCAGTCTGGCAGGACAGCGTTTATCAGATGATCCGAGAAATACACTGTTCCGGGAATATGTAAGGATTGCAGCAGATATCCGTCCCAGAGTTCTTTTTTTTGAAAATGTACACGGCATTATGAATATGCAGAACGGAAGAGTGCTGAAAGCTATTGTAACGGAATTTGAAAAGATTGGATATCAGTGCAAATATAATTTAGTAAATGCGGCAGATTATGGTGTCCCGCAGGCCCGTCCCCGGTTTGTGCTTATTGGTATCAGAGGATTTGATAAGAAGATTACATTTCCGCAGCCAACGCATGGAAAGAATGAAGAATCGGGTCAGATGAATCTGTTTAAACGTGAATTGCTCCCATATGTTACGGTAAACGATGCATTTTCCAATCTTCCTGTTGTGAATCAGGGAGAGGGAGCGGAAAAAATGAAAATGAGAAATCATTATGACAATGATTTTCAGAAAAAATGCGTGGGCGAACGGAATCCCGGAGTTATTTATAATCATCGTGCAACAAGGCATTCCAAAGCAATTCAGGAACGATATGCAATGATACCGCAGGGGTGTAACAATTCGATCCTCCCGCCGGAAATCAGGACAAAGAAGCAGAATGCATATAAACTTGATCTGTCGCTTCCGGGGAGAACTGTGACTTGCAATTTCCGGACAGATTTGATACATCCGGTTATGAACCGGGGATTAACAGTCAGAGAAGCTGCAAGGCTGCAGTCCTTTGACGATGATTATTGTTTTTTTGGAAATCTTACAAGAAAAGCAAAATGGCTGACGCAGGATGACCAGGTGGGAAATGCGGTTCCTCCGCTATTGGCATATGCTTTTGCAAAGCATATAAAAGAAAACATGATACCACAGTTTGAAAAGGAGAAATAG